In Spirochaeta thermophila DSM 6578, the following proteins share a genomic window:
- the secE gene encoding preprotein translocase subunit SecE yields MRKIIQFFKDVWAEMKRVTWPSWEDVQGSTQVVIVSVAIFALVLGAVDLLLLFLLDVIF; encoded by the coding sequence ATGCGAAAGATCATACAGTTCTTCAAAGATGTGTGGGCGGAGATGAAGCGGGTCACCTGGCCCTCGTGGGAGGATGTGCAGGGTTCCACTCAGGTGGTCATCGTCTCGGTGGCGATCTTCGCCCTGGTGCTCGGGGCGGTGGACCTCTTGCTCCTGTTTCTGCTCGACGTGATATTCTAG
- the rplA gene encoding 50S ribosomal protein L1, with the protein MARHGKKYLEAVKKYARQERYPLERAVELVKELSYANFDETVELSVKVNLKKGQTVRGTVTLPHKFGQEKRILVFARGDKAEEAREAGATYVGDTDLVEKIQQGWLDFDVAVATPDMMKEVGKLGPILGRRGLMPNPKVGTVTMDIKGAVENLKQGQVEFRADKTGVVHLAVGKVSMEPEKIVENVNVALDEMRHRRPADTKGAFIKSVTLSSTMGPGVKVKWDER; encoded by the coding sequence ATGGCGCGACACGGAAAGAAGTACCTGGAGGCGGTGAAGAAGTATGCCCGGCAGGAGCGGTATCCGCTCGAGCGGGCGGTGGAGCTCGTGAAGGAGCTCTCCTATGCGAACTTCGACGAGACCGTGGAGCTCTCGGTCAAGGTGAACCTCAAGAAGGGACAGACGGTGCGCGGCACCGTGACCCTGCCGCACAAATTCGGTCAGGAGAAGCGCATCCTCGTCTTCGCGAGGGGCGACAAGGCCGAAGAGGCCCGTGAGGCGGGTGCGACCTATGTGGGTGATACCGATCTCGTCGAGAAGATACAGCAGGGGTGGCTCGACTTCGATGTGGCGGTGGCCACTCCCGACATGATGAAGGAAGTGGGGAAGCTCGGGCCCATCCTCGGGCGCCGCGGGCTCATGCCCAATCCCAAGGTGGGAACCGTGACCATGGACATAAAGGGAGCGGTGGAGAACCTCAAGCAGGGCCAGGTGGAGTTTCGGGCCGACAAGACGGGGGTCGTCCACCTCGCGGTGGGGAAGGTCTCCATGGAGCCCGAGAAGATCGTGGAGAATGTGAACGTGGCCCTCGATGAGATGCGGCACCGGCGCCCGGCCGATACGAAGGGGGCGTTCATCAAGTCCGTGACCCTCTCGTCCACCATGGGGCCGGGGGTCAAAGTCAAGTGGGACGAGCGATAA
- the nusG gene encoding transcription termination/antitermination protein NusG has protein sequence MARGWYVLHTYTGYENRVEKTLRKFMEEEPYSRYILDVKVPEEEVVEVKDGKRKVTTRKFLPGYVLVELDLPDIGWRDVCAQIRRINGVTGFVGTTGQSKPHPISQEELRQILQKTGELKGERHLRFGETFSVGETVRIVEGPFESFTGTIEEVNEERRKLRVLVGIFGRATPIEVDFLQVEKI, from the coding sequence ATGGCACGGGGATGGTATGTCCTCCATACGTACACTGGGTATGAGAACAGGGTCGAGAAGACGCTGCGGAAGTTCATGGAGGAAGAGCCATATTCCCGGTACATCCTCGACGTGAAGGTGCCGGAGGAAGAGGTCGTCGAGGTGAAGGACGGTAAACGGAAGGTGACCACCCGGAAGTTTCTCCCGGGTTATGTCCTCGTCGAGCTGGACCTTCCGGATATCGGCTGGCGGGATGTGTGTGCACAGATCCGTCGTATCAACGGGGTGACGGGGTTCGTGGGGACCACGGGGCAGAGCAAGCCGCACCCCATCTCCCAAGAGGAGCTCAGACAGATCCTCCAGAAGACCGGGGAACTCAAGGGTGAACGGCATCTCCGTTTCGGTGAGACCTTCTCCGTGGGTGAAACGGTCCGCATCGTGGAAGGGCCTTTCGAGTCCTTCACCGGAACCATCGAGGAAGTGAACGAGGAGCGGAGAAAGCTCCGTGTCCTGGTGGGAATCTTCGGGCGGGCGACGCCCATCGAGGTGGATTTCCTCCAGGTGGAGAAGATATAG
- the rplK gene encoding 50S ribosomal protein L11, with protein MAKKEVTAVLKLQLPAQQATPAPPVGPALGPHGVSAPQFVQQFNDATKNVEPGLIVPVVITIYKDRTFTFELKTPPAAVLIKKALGIEKGSAEPHKVKVGKLTKEQLRAIAEQKMPDLNANDIEAAMRIIKGTARSMGVEVEG; from the coding sequence ATGGCGAAGAAAGAGGTGACCGCAGTCCTCAAGTTGCAGCTGCCGGCGCAGCAGGCCACTCCCGCGCCTCCCGTCGGGCCGGCCCTCGGTCCTCACGGGGTGAGTGCGCCGCAGTTCGTGCAGCAGTTCAACGACGCCACCAAGAACGTCGAGCCGGGGCTCATCGTTCCGGTGGTGATCACCATCTACAAGGATCGCACCTTCACGTTCGAGCTCAAGACTCCACCTGCCGCGGTGCTCATCAAGAAGGCCCTCGGTATCGAGAAGGGGTCGGCAGAACCTCACAAGGTGAAGGTGGGCAAGCTCACCAAGGAGCAGCTGCGCGCGATTGCGGAGCAGAAGATGCCGGATCTCAACGCCAACGATATCGAGGCGGCCATGAGGATCATCAAGGGGACCGCCCGCAGCATGGGTGTGGAAGTGGAGGGCTAG
- the rpoB gene encoding DNA-directed RNA polymerase subunit beta, whose protein sequence is MFSRDTEVTRQLLTTGRPEVMDLPNLLEVQFSSYEKFLQAEKIRKGEPLAVQGLEEVFRSSFPIESPNGDMRLEYDFYTLDFEAIKYSEEECKRKGLTYAVPLKAQINLIFLETGEIRQKMIYLGDIPLMTDRGTFIINGAERVVVSQIHRSPGVIFSHEKGVYGARIIPYRGSWLEFEVDAKKDLIYAKIDRKKRILGTLFLRALGFDTREKIISAFYETKEVTVSSETKDEVVGRVLARDVYTGEGSDQKKLLRAGAKIHPHEMDELLHAGVERVWVIDDEHPDSLHSEVILNCFDREEAKYTREEEGTDEPTKEDAIIAVYSAIMPGDPITIENAEKDLQAMFFSERRYDLGDVGRYKLNKKFDYDPPLSSTVLTLDDIVNTMRHLIKVYIGEEPVDDIDHLGNRRVRSVGELLTAELKTAFSRMERIAKERMSLKESDTIKPQDLISIKPIVAAIKEFFGSSQLSQFMDQVNPLSELTHKRRLNALGPGGLSRERAGFEVRDVHYTHYGRMCPIETPEGPNIGLILSLALYARVNEYGFLEAPYRKVKDGRVTNEIEYLTAMDEEKYFIAQANAPIDEEGRFLTDQVSVRKGGDYTTRPPETIQYMDVSPRQTVSASASLIPFLEHDDANRALMGSNMQRQAVPLIFPEPPRVGTGMERRCAYDSGVVVKARRAGVVEYVSSTKVVIKPDGVTDERERDIYFLQKYQRTNQDTCFNQRPIVNKGQRVEKGDVLADGPSTFKGELALGRNVLVAFVPWYGYNFEDAILISERLLKQDVFTSIHIKEFSIEVRETKLGPEKITRDIPNVSEKHLEHLDEEGIVRIGAKVKSGSILVGKITPKSDAELTPEFKLLNSIFGEKAKDVRDTSLRVPHGAEGTVIDVQRLRRSEGDELPPGVEEVVKVLVASKRKLQEGDKMAGRHGNKGVISRVLPEEDMPFLADGTPVDICLNPLGVPSRMNLGQILETELGWAAVALDEWYATPVFESASPEMIEEKLREAGLPETSKTTLYDGRTGEAFHQPVMVGYMYMLKLNHLVDDKMHARSTGPYSLVTQQPLGGKAQFGGQRLGEMEVWALEAYGAANTLQELLTIKSDDMEGRTKIYESIVKGEPSTSPGIPESFNVLVQELRGLALDITVQDTKGKPVPLTERDEELLTRQGEKF, encoded by the coding sequence ATGTTTAGCAGAGACACCGAGGTAACACGCCAGCTCCTCACCACCGGAAGGCCGGAGGTGATGGATCTGCCGAATCTTCTCGAAGTCCAGTTTAGTTCATACGAGAAGTTTCTGCAAGCCGAAAAGATAAGGAAAGGGGAACCTCTCGCGGTTCAGGGCCTGGAGGAGGTCTTCCGGTCCTCCTTCCCCATAGAGAGTCCCAACGGCGACATGCGTCTCGAGTATGACTTCTACACCCTGGATTTCGAGGCCATCAAGTACTCCGAAGAGGAGTGCAAAAGGAAGGGGTTGACCTACGCGGTGCCGCTCAAGGCGCAGATCAACCTCATCTTTCTCGAAACCGGCGAGATTCGTCAGAAGATGATCTATCTCGGTGATATCCCCCTCATGACCGACAGGGGGACGTTCATCATCAACGGGGCTGAGCGCGTGGTGGTGAGCCAGATCCATCGATCGCCGGGCGTCATCTTCTCCCACGAGAAAGGTGTCTATGGAGCCCGTATCATCCCCTACAGAGGCTCGTGGCTGGAGTTCGAAGTCGACGCCAAGAAGGACCTCATCTATGCGAAAATAGATAGAAAGAAACGGATACTCGGGACCCTCTTCCTCCGTGCTCTCGGGTTCGATACGAGGGAGAAGATCATCTCGGCCTTCTACGAGACGAAGGAGGTGACGGTTTCCTCGGAGACGAAGGATGAGGTGGTGGGAAGGGTGCTCGCCCGGGACGTGTACACGGGCGAAGGCTCCGATCAGAAGAAGCTCCTCCGTGCAGGAGCGAAGATCCACCCCCACGAGATGGACGAGCTCCTCCATGCCGGCGTGGAGCGCGTGTGGGTCATCGACGACGAACATCCGGATTCCCTCCACTCCGAGGTGATCCTCAACTGTTTCGACCGCGAGGAGGCCAAGTACACCCGGGAGGAGGAGGGGACCGACGAGCCCACCAAGGAGGATGCCATCATCGCCGTGTATTCGGCCATCATGCCCGGGGATCCCATCACCATAGAGAACGCGGAGAAGGACCTCCAGGCCATGTTCTTCTCCGAGCGCCGCTACGACCTCGGCGACGTGGGGCGCTACAAGTTGAACAAGAAGTTCGACTACGATCCTCCCCTCTCGAGCACGGTGCTCACGCTCGACGACATCGTGAACACCATGCGCCACCTCATCAAGGTGTATATCGGCGAGGAACCGGTGGACGATATCGACCACCTCGGAAACCGGCGCGTGAGATCGGTGGGAGAGCTCCTCACCGCCGAGCTCAAGACTGCCTTCTCCCGGATGGAGCGTATCGCAAAGGAACGCATGTCGCTCAAGGAGAGCGATACGATAAAGCCTCAGGACCTCATCTCCATAAAGCCCATCGTGGCGGCCATCAAGGAGTTCTTCGGCTCGAGCCAGCTCTCTCAGTTCATGGATCAGGTGAACCCGCTCTCCGAGCTCACCCACAAGCGGCGGCTCAATGCCCTCGGGCCCGGAGGGCTTTCCCGTGAGCGGGCGGGATTCGAGGTGCGGGACGTACACTACACCCACTACGGGAGGATGTGTCCCATCGAGACACCGGAAGGGCCGAACATCGGGCTCATCCTCTCGCTCGCACTCTACGCGCGGGTGAACGAGTACGGATTCCTCGAGGCCCCCTACCGGAAGGTGAAGGACGGCCGCGTCACGAACGAGATCGAGTACCTCACGGCCATGGACGAGGAGAAGTATTTCATCGCCCAGGCGAATGCGCCCATCGACGAGGAGGGCCGGTTCCTCACAGATCAGGTCTCGGTGAGGAAGGGGGGCGACTATACCACCCGGCCGCCCGAGACGATCCAGTACATGGATGTCTCGCCGCGGCAGACCGTGTCCGCATCGGCCTCGCTCATCCCCTTCCTCGAGCATGACGACGCGAACCGGGCCCTCATGGGGTCGAACATGCAGCGCCAGGCCGTGCCCCTCATCTTTCCGGAGCCCCCCAGGGTGGGGACCGGCATGGAGCGACGGTGCGCCTACGACTCCGGTGTGGTGGTGAAGGCCAGGCGTGCCGGGGTGGTGGAATACGTCTCCTCCACCAAGGTGGTGATCAAGCCGGACGGGGTCACCGACGAGAGGGAGCGGGACATCTACTTCCTCCAGAAGTACCAGCGGACCAACCAGGATACGTGCTTCAACCAACGGCCCATCGTGAACAAGGGGCAGCGGGTGGAGAAGGGGGACGTGCTCGCGGACGGACCCTCCACGTTCAAGGGCGAGCTCGCCCTGGGACGGAACGTGCTCGTGGCCTTCGTCCCCTGGTACGGGTACAACTTCGAGGACGCCATTCTCATCTCGGAGCGACTCCTCAAGCAGGATGTGTTCACCTCCATACATATCAAGGAGTTCTCGATAGAGGTGCGGGAGACGAAGCTGGGGCCGGAGAAGATCACCCGTGACATCCCGAACGTGAGCGAGAAACACCTCGAGCACCTCGATGAAGAGGGAATCGTGAGGATCGGGGCCAAGGTGAAGTCGGGTTCGATCCTGGTGGGAAAGATCACTCCGAAGTCAGACGCCGAGCTCACGCCCGAATTCAAGCTCCTCAATTCGATTTTCGGAGAAAAGGCCAAGGATGTGCGGGACACCTCACTCAGGGTGCCGCACGGCGCCGAGGGGACCGTGATCGACGTGCAGCGCCTCCGCAGGTCCGAGGGTGACGAACTTCCTCCGGGAGTGGAGGAGGTGGTGAAGGTCCTCGTGGCCTCCAAGAGGAAGCTCCAGGAAGGCGACAAGATGGCGGGACGTCACGGGAACAAGGGGGTCATCTCCCGGGTCCTCCCGGAGGAGGACATGCCCTTCCTCGCGGACGGCACCCCGGTGGACATCTGCCTCAATCCCCTGGGCGTGCCCTCCCGAATGAACCTGGGCCAGATACTCGAGACCGAGTTGGGATGGGCTGCCGTGGCCCTCGACGAGTGGTACGCCACGCCGGTCTTCGAATCGGCGAGTCCCGAGATGATCGAGGAGAAGCTGAGGGAGGCGGGTCTCCCCGAGACCTCCAAGACCACCCTGTACGACGGAAGAACGGGGGAGGCCTTCCATCAGCCGGTGATGGTGGGCTACATGTACATGCTCAAGCTCAACCACCTGGTGGACGACAAGATGCACGCCCGTTCCACCGGTCCTTACTCCCTCGTGACGCAGCAGCCGCTCGGAGGAAAGGCCCAGTTCGGCGGCCAGCGTCTCGGGGAGATGGAGGTATGGGCTCTGGAGGCCTACGGCGCGGCGAATACCCTCCAGGAGCTGCTCACCATAAAGTCCGACGACATGGAAGGACGCACCAAGATCTACGAGAGCATCGTCAAGGGCGAGCCCTCGACCTCTCCGGGGATCCCGGAGTCCTTCAATGTGCTCGTCCAGGAGCTGAGAGGCCTTGCCCTCGATATCACGGTGCAGGACACGAAGGGCAAGCCCGTTCCGCTCACCGAGCGGGACGAAGAACTCCTCACCCGTCAGGGTGAAAAATTCTAG
- the rplL gene encoding 50S ribosomal protein L7/L12, with product MAKLSTEEILDAISQMTVLEVAELVKAMEEKFGVTAAAPVAVAAAPAAGAAAPQEEEKSEFDVILKGVADGKKIPVIKVVREVMGLGLKEAKDFVEAPGKAVKEGVSKQEAEELKKKLEEAGAVVEIK from the coding sequence ATGGCAAAGCTCAGTACCGAAGAGATCCTGGACGCGATTTCGCAGATGACCGTGCTCGAAGTGGCCGAGCTCGTCAAGGCCATGGAGGAGAAGTTCGGTGTGACCGCGGCGGCCCCCGTGGCGGTGGCGGCGGCTCCCGCTGCCGGTGCAGCAGCTCCCCAGGAGGAGGAGAAGAGCGAGTTCGACGTGATCCTCAAGGGAGTGGCCGACGGGAAGAAGATCCCGGTCATCAAAGTGGTCCGGGAGGTCATGGGCCTCGGTCTCAAGGAGGCCAAGGACTTCGTGGAGGCTCCGGGTAAGGCCGTCAAGGAAGGGGTCTCCAAACAGGAAGCCGAAGAGCTCAAGAAAAAACTCGAAGAAGCAGGTGCCGTTGTCGAGATTAAATAA
- the rpmG gene encoding 50S ribosomal protein L33, translating into MAKKGKAVEIIALACSECNRRNYTTKKNRKLQGKLQLRKYCPFDRKHTLHVETRVK; encoded by the coding sequence ATGGCAAAGAAGGGAAAGGCAGTCGAGATCATCGCCCTCGCATGTTCCGAGTGCAACAGACGCAACTACACCACGAAGAAGAACCGGAAGCTCCAGGGCAAGCTCCAGCTGAGAAAGTACTGCCCGTTCGACAGGAAGCACACCCTTCATGTGGAGACAAGGGTCAAATAG
- the rplJ gene encoding 50S ribosomal protein L10, with protein MYTTRVTEKKRARVEEIKKILEEGKGYIFADYRGLTVEQITRLRNELRQQQAILKVVKNRFAKLAFSELEITGLDEVLLGPTVVAVAKEDPAVVAKTIFKYVNETPIKVKAGYIDGQLYGAQQVEAISKLPSRAELLATLMGTMNAPLQNLVYALNGVTTKLVRTLKALADKMEQG; from the coding sequence ATGTATACCACACGAGTGACCGAGAAGAAGCGCGCGCGCGTGGAAGAGATAAAGAAGATCCTCGAGGAAGGGAAGGGGTATATCTTTGCGGACTACCGGGGCCTTACGGTGGAGCAGATCACCAGGCTCAGGAACGAGCTGCGCCAGCAGCAGGCCATCCTCAAGGTGGTGAAGAATCGCTTTGCGAAGCTCGCCTTCTCCGAGCTCGAGATAACGGGTCTGGACGAGGTCCTGCTGGGGCCCACGGTCGTGGCGGTGGCCAAGGAAGATCCCGCGGTGGTGGCGAAGACCATCTTCAAGTACGTGAACGAGACGCCCATCAAGGTGAAGGCGGGATACATCGACGGCCAGCTCTACGGTGCGCAGCAGGTGGAGGCCATCTCCAAGCTGCCGTCGAGGGCCGAGCTCCTGGCCACGCTCATGGGGACCATGAATGCGCCGCTCCAGAACCTGGTGTACGCGCTCAACGGGGTGACCACCAAGCTGGTGAGGACCCTCAAGGCGCTCGCCGACAAGATGGAACAGGGGTGA
- a CDS encoding IS256 family transposase, producing the protein MKRGNTRTLIDTQYTLSDLMKQVEAQLREEVRHTYKTYLEHLLETLREEAVGRPRYARGEAEKAPYYRYGYRKWKSVQTPWGPIEEVRVPRIRTGGGKEVKLVAYEQRLVALAEQLLLGYVRGMSARTWAILLRELGIGEAHPQTLLRLIKRLREEKEQWRRRSLRGVKALVLDGVWAKRRGRGQKKLVVLSAVGVKEDGSHELLDWVVAEQEDRASYERLLTKLYERGLEEVELVVADEAEGIWQAVETVYPEAKKQVCLWHLQCTLEQKLLQDMGDQKGKKAHLQEERRAFRTEYWRLFEAGGKEEAEEAFEAFVKKWATKAPRMTAALLWRKERLFSYLELPYEWKEKVRTSNLAENMFRHMRSFLRRYPGYMSRAHADEVVGLYVVGMQVIQEVGRCTPYQLQLNFNTPP; encoded by the coding sequence ATGAAGCGTGGTAACACACGCACACTGATTGATACACAGTATACCCTCTCTGATCTGATGAAGCAAGTGGAGGCCCAACTCCGGGAGGAGGTGCGCCACACCTACAAGACGTACCTGGAGCACCTCCTTGAGACGCTGAGAGAGGAGGCAGTGGGACGACCACGATATGCACGAGGGGAGGCTGAGAAGGCACCGTACTACCGGTACGGCTACAGAAAGTGGAAGAGCGTGCAGACCCCCTGGGGGCCGATCGAGGAGGTACGCGTGCCCCGCATTCGCACCGGCGGGGGGAAGGAGGTAAAGCTGGTCGCCTATGAGCAGAGGCTCGTGGCCCTCGCTGAGCAGCTCCTCCTTGGGTATGTGAGAGGGATGAGCGCGCGGACGTGGGCCATTCTGTTACGGGAGCTGGGGATAGGAGAGGCTCACCCGCAGACACTCCTGCGGCTCATAAAGCGTCTTCGTGAGGAGAAGGAGCAGTGGCGGAGGAGGTCCCTTAGAGGAGTGAAGGCCCTTGTGCTGGATGGAGTGTGGGCAAAGAGGCGTGGGAGGGGTCAGAAGAAGCTGGTTGTCCTGAGTGCCGTGGGGGTGAAGGAGGACGGATCTCATGAGCTCCTCGACTGGGTGGTTGCGGAGCAGGAGGACCGGGCGAGCTACGAGCGACTCCTTACCAAACTCTATGAGCGAGGGCTTGAGGAGGTGGAGCTGGTGGTGGCCGATGAGGCAGAGGGGATCTGGCAGGCGGTGGAGACCGTGTATCCTGAGGCGAAGAAGCAGGTATGCCTCTGGCACCTGCAATGCACCCTTGAGCAGAAGCTTCTGCAGGATATGGGGGACCAGAAGGGGAAGAAGGCTCACCTCCAGGAGGAGAGGCGAGCCTTTCGGACTGAGTACTGGAGGCTCTTTGAGGCAGGAGGGAAGGAGGAGGCAGAGGAAGCGTTCGAGGCATTCGTGAAGAAGTGGGCGACGAAGGCCCCCCGGATGACGGCTGCTCTCCTGTGGCGGAAGGAGCGGCTCTTCTCCTATCTGGAGTTACCCTATGAGTGGAAGGAGAAGGTGAGGACGAGCAACCTTGCGGAGAACATGTTTCGGCACATGAGAAGCTTTCTACGGAGGTATCCTGGGTATATGAGCCGTGCCCATGCAGATGAGGTGGTAGGCCTCTACGTGGTGGGCATGCAGGTGATACAAGAGGTGGGGAGATGCACCCCTTATCAACTCCAGCTCAATTTCAACACTCCCCCTTGA